A segment of the Cellvibrio sp. KY-YJ-3 genome:
ACCAAAAAATCCTTACCTTCCAACGCCTTGTCAATCAACGAAAACATTTCCGTCACGCGCAACTCTTGTGCCTGAACGATTTCTTTAGTGTTTTCTCCCGCAGTGTGTTTCTGCGGGTAAAAATACAACATCAGCTCGGGCTGAATGGTGGAATTCAAATAAAATAACCATTGATAAAATGTTGCGCGCAACGGGCTCGCTGCGCTGGGAATCAAGCCGGACTCGGGATGCTTATCGCAAAGGTATAAACAAATAGCGGCGCTTTCAAAAATAACCAGATCCTTATCTACCAAGGTAGGAATACGACCAGTAGAATTTAACGCGAGATATTCATGTGACTTTTGCTGATTGGATTTTCTGTCCACCAATATCAACTCAAACTCAACACCCATTTCAGTCAATACCAAATGTGGCGCCCAACTTGCGTTTCTCGGGTAGTAAAATAATTTATACACCATTCACTCCGTTTGTGTGATTTGGAATACAGCAATCATTTTATTTAACCCACAACCCCAAATCCCCCAATAACTGCAGCGACAAGGCTTTTCGGTAATCTTTCAGCGCGGTGAAATTTTCCGCTGCCATATACAGCGCAAATGCCGCAACGGGTTTGCCGCCATCATCTTTGACATAACCCACATACCAACCTTCGAACGCGCCATCAAAATTATTCGGGTCGACTGGGCCAGCTCCGGTTTTGGCGTAGAGTGAGAAAGTATTTTTGGTTTCCTGCAAGGCGATGGATTCAAACGCGGCAAGGTTTCTGGCGCTTACACCGCAGCCATCCTTGAGCAAGCAGGCGATAAAGTCGACTTGTTCTTGTGGAGAAATTGTTAATTCATTGTCGAGCCAAAATTCATTACTGCCCGGCGTAAACACTTGGTCGCCATACTGAAAACGGGCAAGCCATTTTTTATAGTCGGCGGGTTTAATACGGGGCACTAATGCTTTGTAGTACCACACCGCTGAATGTTTAAAGGCCGATGCCAATGTGTGCGATTGCTTCCAGGTTTCTGGCCAAAAATCTTTAGCGGGATATTTTTTCTGATCCCACTCAAACCGTTCATCGACCGATTTCACCGCGCCGGTTTCCAGCGCAATTAAACTGTGCGGAATTTTAAACGTGGAATAAGGCCCGTGGCGTTCAGTCAAACCCGTTTTATTGATATAGCGACATTCGTTGCTGCGGTAATCCAATACCAAAAAAGTTACTTGTCGGGTGCCAATGTCCGCGATGTAGGGATCGGTATTGATGGGTTTGGTGGTGTTACAGACCTCGGCAACACTGATCAAAGGTGTTA
Coding sequences within it:
- a CDS encoding glutathione S-transferase family protein — translated: MVYKLFYYPRNASWAPHLVLTEMGVEFELILVDRKSNQQKSHEYLALNSTGRIPTLVDKDLVIFESAAICLYLCDKHPESGLIPSAASPLRATFYQWLFYLNSTIQPELMLYFYPQKHTAGENTKEIVQAQELRVTEMFSLIDKALEGKDFLVGESISVCDYFLFMLSHWASGFAQPPLAFKNLGAYLRKLAKRDVVKSVCEREGTDLGIYADQMD
- a CDS encoding class D beta-lactamase, with translation MKIKSVFALLLLTPLISVAEVCNTTKPINTDPYIADIGTRQVTFLVLDYRSNECRYINKTGLTERHGPYSTFKIPHSLIALETGAVKSVDERFEWDQKKYPAKDFWPETWKQSHTLASAFKHSAVWYYKALVPRIKPADYKKWLARFQYGDQVFTPGSNEFWLDNELTISPQEQVDFIACLLKDGCGVSARNLAAFESIALQETKNTFSLYAKTGAGPVDPNNFDGAFEGWYVGYVKDDGGKPVAAFALYMAAENFTALKDYRKALSLQLLGDLGLWVK